In the genome of Amaranthus tricolor cultivar Red isolate AtriRed21 chromosome 15, ASM2621246v1, whole genome shotgun sequence, one region contains:
- the LOC130801212 gene encoding uncharacterized protein LOC130801212, which produces MCPLETKLISSTSARAVLQPTCNREVGPKSLDRRNSFTKIAPKTPSPPPPPPRTTTTTKTKPTSPSSPKLRSPRPPAIKRGNDNNTLTSSSDKITLPKVKLTRSVSTIERKKSKNLGMEPCLMMGYSSSLITESPGSIAAVRREQMALQNAERKMKIAHYGRSKSAKFESKVSPLVQSLGNIKTSESPVLERRCTSITPNSDPLFVSYHDEEWGVPVHDDKMLFELLVLSGAQVGSDWTSILRRRQDFREAFSGYEAEIVANFTEKQIILISTQYAIDIGRVRGVVDNAKSIIQIKKEFGSFDNYIWGFVNNKPISPQYKFAHKIPVKTSKSESISKDMVRRGLRTVGPSAVHSFMQAAGLTNDHLITCYRHLQCTTLGSSRD; this is translated from the exons atgTGCCCTCTAGAAACCAAACTCATCTCCTCCACCTCAGCAAGAGCTGTCCTACAACCCACCTGCAACCGTGAGGTGGGCCCCAAATCATTAGACCGCCGCAACTCCTTCACAAAAATAGCCCCTAAAACACCATCACCACCGCCGCCACCACCGcgcaccaccaccaccaccaaaaCAAAGCCCACTTCCCCATCTTCCCCTAAGCTAAGATCTCCTCGACCGCCAGCGATTAAAAGGGGAAATGACAATAATACCCTTACTTCTAGTTCGGATAAAATTACCCTCCCTAAAGTAAAACTTACACGTTCAGTTTCTACCATAGAGagaaaaaagagtaaaaatttAGGAATGGAGCCTTGTTTAATGATGGggtattcttcatctttaataaCTGAATCTCCAGGAAGTATTGCTGCTGTAAGAAGGGAACAAATGGCGCTTCAAAAtgcagaaagaaagatgaaaatTGCTCATTATGGAAGGTCAAAATCTGCTAAATTTGAATCTAAAGTTTCTCCTTTGGTTCAATCTTTGGGGAATATTAAGACTTCTGAAAGTCCCGTTCTTGAACGAAGATGCACTTCTATTACTCCTAATTCTG ATCCTTTGTTTGTTTCTTATCATGATGAGGAATGGGGAGTACCAGTTCATGATGACAA GATGTTGTTCGAATTGTTAGTATTGAGCGGTGCACAAGTAGGCTCTGATTGGACATCTATCTTGAGGAGACGTCAAGACTTTAG GGAAGCATTTTCAGGATATGAAGCTGAAATAGTGGCCAATTTTACAGAAAagcaaattatattaattagtaCACAATACGCCATTGATATTGGTAGAGTTCGAGGAGTTGTTGACAATGCTAAAAGTATCATCCAG ATTAAAAAAGAATTTGGTTCATTTGACAATTACATTTGGGGCTTTGTAAACAACAAGCCTATTTCTCCACAATACAAGTTCGCCCATAAAATCCCGGTTAAGACATCGAAATCGGAAAGCATTAGCAAGGATATGGTCAGGCGAGGCCTCCGGACTGTTGGCCCATCCGCGGTTCATTCCTTCATGCAGGCAGCTGGACTCACTAACGACCACTTGATCACCTGCTACAGACACCTCCAATGCACAACTTTGGGTTCGTCACGTGATTAG
- the LOC130801214 gene encoding uncharacterized protein LOC130801214 encodes MMKVVVLMVVVVVEMVSLATAQTTSPPPTLMPTQMPTLQTPACISTKLGDCAKNINYTKLFESVMSNPNDIQYPCCPEWDEEIKDNRQCVCNALGSYLSSMAEFFKVCKIDVSPDTMCKDVGKSIKADGNGAINISNSLGLLPIMLLIFTIILKF; translated from the exons atGATGAAGGTGGTGGTgttgatggtggtggtggtggtggaaaTGGTTAGTTTGGCCACCGCCCAAACGACGTCGCCACCGCCTACATTGATGCCAACACAAATGCCAACATTACAAACACCAGCATGTATTAGCACTAAATTAGGAGATTGCgccaaaaatattaattatacgAAACTATTTGAGTCTGTTATGAGCAACCCTAATGACATTCAGTATCCATGCTGTCCTGAGTGGgatgaagaaattaaagataaCAGACAATGTGTTTGTAACGCTTTGGGTTCTTATTTGAGTTCAATGGCTGAATTTTTCAAAGTATGTAAGATCGACGTTTCTCCTGACACTATGTGCAAAG ATGTTGGTAAGAGCATAAAAGCAGATGGAAATGGTGCTATCAATATTTCAAATTCACTTGGATTACTTCCAATTATGCTCTTGATTTTCACAATTATTCTCAAATTTTGA
- the LOC130801215 gene encoding uncharacterized protein LOC130801215 → MKVVMVLMMVVVEIVCLATAQTTLPPPLPTQIPQPPPIPQCISTKLVDCVKSINYTKLFDSMISNPNDIQYPCCSEWDEEIKDNRKCVCDYAGPNLSSMANFLKGCKINVSPDTMCTGEGTITTKSPAITEPPQGSTESPSAFSPASTPKGDVTGAANKIGSIFVASLPVVLAYFLF, encoded by the exons ATGAAGGTGGTGATGGTGTTGATGATGGTAGTGGTGGAAATTGTATGTTTGGCCACCGCACAAACAACCCTGCCGCCACCGTTACCAACACAAATTCCCCAACCGCCACCAATACCACAATGTATTAGCACAAAATTGGTAGATTGCGTTAAAAGTATTAattacacaaaactatttgattcGATGATAAGTAACCCTAATGACATTCAGTATCCATGTTGTTCTGAATGGGAtgaagaaattaaagacaatAGAAAATGCGTATGCGACTATGCTGGTCCTAATTTGAGTTCAATGGCTAATTTTCTTAAAGGATGCAAGATTAACGTATCTCCTGATACTATGTGCACAG GTGAAGGGACAATTACTACTAAGTCTCCAGCTATAACGGAACCACCACAAG GGTCAACAGAAAGCCCAAGTGCTTTCAGTCCTGCTTCTACACCTAAAGGAGATGTCACAG GAGCTGCTAATAAGATTGGATCAATTTTTGTCGCTAGCCTACCTGTTGTCTTGGCATATTTCCTGTTTTAG
- the LOC130801213 gene encoding non-specific lipid transfer protein GPI-anchored 9-like, with translation MKMSKVLILVALMVVLVVLPVLAQEGVDVPDCVNQLDDTCGPFVNSTTAQPPAECCEPLGMVIQNDVQCLCTIFSSVEIIQTLSLNVTEALTLPMRCGFQFDLLSACQALAEGPATAPASVLSQVGAASKLSNIASTGTVLLGSFFLWVTFMFN, from the exons atgaAAATGAGCAAAGTTTTAATCTTGGTTGCTTTGATGGTGGTGCTTGTGGTATTACCCGTACTAGCCCAAGAAGGCGTAGACGTTCCGGATTGTGTCAACCAGCTCGACGACACTTGTGGGCCGTTCGTTAACTCGACCACCGCTCAGCCACCAGCGGAGTGTTGCGAGCCACTAGGGATGGTGATTCAGAATGATGTTCAATGCCTATGTACTATCTTTAGCAGTGTCGAAATTATTCAGACCTTGAGCCTTAACGTGACTGAGGCATTGACTCTGCCTATGCGTTGTGGTTTCCAATTTGATTTACTTTCTGCGTGCCAgg CTCTTGCAGAAGGCCCAGCCACAGCTCCTGCTTCAG TTTTAAGCCAAGTTGGCGCTGCGAGCAAGTTGAGCAACATTGCCTCCACTGGAACAGTTTTATTGGGCTCGTTCTTTCTTTGGGTAACTTTTATGTTCAATTAA